In the Triticum aestivum cultivar Chinese Spring chromosome 2B, IWGSC CS RefSeq v2.1, whole genome shotgun sequence genome, TTCATCTACAGGGTGACTTGACAGTACAGGCGCGAGAGGAGGTTTCCGCTTTAATGCGGCGCTTTCAGAGGGGAGAAACTATCCCACCGCGAGAGGGCGTCTCATGGTTGAGGCGTCTTGATGACAAGCTACGGAGGATTTACGCTGCTGTTACGTGTAGACGGTCTTCGGATGTTGCACTTCCTCCTCCAGCACATCGTCCGCCACGTCCCTCTGTACAGCattcagaaccacgaccctctgtgcaACGTTCACAACCACGACCTTCTGTGCACCGTGCAGAACCtcatccttcacagccagggagctcttccaggcatgagccacctccttcacagccagggagctcttcctggcatgagccacctccttcacaaccagggagctcttcctggcatgagccacctccttcacagccagggagctcttcctggaatgagccacctccttcacagccagggagctcttcctggaatgagccacctccttcacagccagggagctcttactggcatcagccacctccttcacagccagggagctcttacTGGCATCAGCAGATGGAACTAGGTAACCCTACTCACTACATTCTTTTGAACAGAGTAGTAATcgttcatgcatttgtatcaattttACAAGTTTTTTACTTTACCGCAGGCGGCAACCTGTCGCAACCGTTCATGCATTCAGAGCAGTCACCCATCCTTAGTGGTGGTGCTGATTACTTTGAGGGCGACCGCGAGGATGATGACCATGCTACAAACATTTATGGCTTCTCgcagacagtgtttcacactccaccaccaccaccgacgcaGGAGACACAGACCGTGACAGACGAGGTTAACTATGGTCGTGGTTATCGCGAGCCTCGTCCACCGCCTCAGCGCTTATCGCCTTCCGGTCCTCGCCCGAGGAAGACCCAGACTCGTCGCCGTCCCCCGCAGTGATATGCTTATTATCTATGTATGACTCATTATCTATGTTAGTTTCAGACTATTCGCATATGCTTATTATCTATGTATGACTCATTATCTATGTTACTATCGCACTTCCTTCTATCTGATCAGGAGACATATATTGTTTTATGTATGCGAGAGACATATTACTATTAATTCGCATTCTTATTCCAGTTACATTTCCAAATAGATTACAACCGATAATTAAGatacaagtacatctgaattaaacggtgcggctgaacttgtgcaatacatcttacatactacaaaatgaaattcagatagaacataatgccctacaataatacaatacaaactggaatacatcttacatactacatgaagtcatcatcgtcatcctctgttGATGCAGCCCTCTTTCCCTTCGACGATGCGGTCCTCTTGCCCtccatcgatgcagaactcttgcccttgctggatgcagaactcttgcccttgctggatgcagaactcttgcccttcgaggatgcagaagtcttgcctttggacgatgcagaactcttgccctttgacgatgcagaacccggaagcggcggcatgaagacatcttcgtcgtcctcgctctcctcagtccataaaaatgtaTTCTTTgctgcagtccttctgaaagtttcactcttcggctccactaccttcttccacctttcatgcaacctaagaagttcttgacGTACCttctcataggtcctttcaggccacccagacctacgtaattggtgagccaactcattcattatggtgtcactaccggtgagttcgtcccatggaactatcctattgtccatcctgaaatcggtaactAGACTCAGAAGAgtgctgctcatcccagggtgaaaactacgatcgaatggataatgggacatctcgactacactacactggaatgcttatccaccttcgcctgaagggggttttatagatacagaggagaaaataaggcgggaaagagttggcgggaaacgggtggcgggaaggggttggcgggaaacgggtggcgggaacatatggcgggaagggttggcgggaaacgggtggcgggaacatatggcgggaaacgggtggtgggaaggggttggcgggaaacgggtggcgggaacatatggcgggaagggttggcgggaacatatggcgggaaacgggtggcgggaaggggttggcgggaaacgggtggcgggaagggGTGGCGGGAACATTTCAGCACGAGCCATGCAACTTCGGCCTACATGAGATCGAAGTAGTACTTTTCGGCCTAGACTAGACCAAAAAGTCTATTTCGGCCTAGCTTTGGCCGAAATGCTCCACTTCGGCCTAATGATGGCCGAAATCACCTACTTCGGCCTAATGATGGCCGAAATCACCTACTTCGGCCTAGCTTTGGCCGAAAAGCCCTACTTCGGCCTAGCTTTGGCCGAAAGGCCCTACTTCGGCCAGAGGATGGCCGACGGGCTACTAGTTGTGGTTTTTTTTGCATTACGTCATATAGTTTCCGAAAATGCTATAAAATCTGTCGTGGGAAGGTGGTGCGGTGGTTGGTTGGGGTTGTCTATTTTTTTAAGGAAAGGGGCCtggtgaggggcggcgcggcgggggCCCAGGGAGGGGCAGCGCGGCTGCAGCCTGGGGAGGGGCGGCGCTCCGGCGACCGGTAGAAGGTGCAGGAGGGAGGTGGGTGTTCGTGGGAAAAGGAGATGGATAAGGTAGTTTCTGTGTGGTTCGCTTCTAGGCAGCGAGACGGCTCGgtagtgttatcagaataagcctaggtgttattagaataaggtcttaagggatgttatcataatagacccaccttatatatatatatatatatatatatatatatatatatatatatattgtgtgtgtgtgtatgtgtgtgtgcgacatgtaattaccgtgagggcatcgagctcagccaaagatgaaggcccGCCTAGCACGCCAGAGACTGAGGATGGGCTACTATGAGCGGGTGCGGGTGCAGGTGCAGGTGCGAGAGCAGGCCCGGTTGCATGAGCAGGTGATAGTGCGGTGGTGTTGTTCAC is a window encoding:
- the LOC123042027 gene encoding uncharacterized protein → MELGGNLSQPFMHSEQSPILSGGADYFEGDREDDDHATNIYGFSQTVFHTPPPPPTQETQTVTDEVNYGRGYREPRPPPQRLSPSGPRPRKTQTRRRPPQ